In Lacerta agilis isolate rLacAgi1 chromosome 8, rLacAgi1.pri, whole genome shotgun sequence, one genomic interval encodes:
- the NFKBIB gene encoding NF-kappa-B inhibitor beta, with translation MASEAAAQGGLREPKRVESDDWCDSGLGSLSEAQLGQIQGDAGLMGPGEVEEGPGRRAVTPDPGPSGPTGPQKALLEEEGDLERLDSALGDSLRGDEDVGAIVDGVGAVRLENGASAVVAPEAWLHHVLGFVTEDGDTALHLAVIHEHEAFLDSILQYTQGTDYLDIQNDLGQTALHIAVILGAADFVSKLVSAGASLCVQEKGGHTALHLACREGQRECVHVLLAPQVAQRPCEGSSFRAQLDCTNFDGYTPLHVAILRKDLDVVSLLISGGADLNKPELSCGRSPLHLAVESQNPEVVEYLLRAGADPEARMYVGYTPMYSALHRPDQKIPQLLREFGSEEPDWDSEESLDSNSEEEYDDIVINRGH, from the exons ATGGCATCCGAGGCTGCTGCTCAGGGCGGCCTGCGGGAGCCCAAGCGGGTGGAAAGCGACGACTGGTGCGACAGTGGCCTGGGCTCCCTCAGCGAGGCCCAGCTGGGCCAGATCCAGGGAGACGCGGGCCTAATGGGCCCTGGCGAGGTGGAGGAGGGGCCTGGGCGCCGGGCCGTGACCCCTGACCCCGGCCCCTCGGGCCCCACTGGCCCTCAGAAGGCGCTCTTGGAGGAAGAGGGTGACCTGGAGCGGCTGGACTCTGCCCTCGGGGACTCCCTGAGGGGGGACGAGGACGTGGGTGCCATCGTGGATGGCGTGGGGGCCGTGCGCCTCGAGAACGGGGCTTCGGCGGTGGTGGCCCCCGAGGCCTGGCTGCACCACGTGCTGGGCTTCGTCACCGAGGATGGGGACAC AGCTCTCCACTTGGCCGTCATCCATGAGCACGAGGCCTTTCTGGATTCCATCCTGCAGTACACCCAAGGGACGGATTACCTGGATATTCAGAACGACCTCGGACAG ACAGCACTTCACATTGCGGTCATCCTCGGGGCTGCCGATTTCGTGAGCAAGCTCGTGTCGGCGGGAGCCAGTCTGTGCGTGCAGGAAAAGGGCGGCCACACCGCTTTGCACTTGGCGTGCCGAGAAGGGCAGCGGGAGTGCGTGCATGTGCTCCTGGCGCCGCAGGTTGCACAAAGGCCCTGCGAAGGAAGCAGCTTTCGGGCCCAACTGGACTGCACCAATTTCGATG GTTACACGCCCCTGCATGTTGCCATCTTGCGGAAAGACTTGGACGTGGTCAGTCTCTTAATCTCCGGGGGAGCTGATCTCAACAAACCG GAGCTGAGCTGTGGGCGGAGCCCTCTTCACCTGGCAGTGGAGTCTCAGAACCCGGAGGTGGTCGAGTACCTGCTGCGGGCTGGAGCGGATCCGGAGGCCCGCATGTATGTTGGCTACACCCCCATGTACAGCGCCCTGCACCGGCCCGACCAAAAGATTCCCCAGCTGTTGCGGGAGTTTGGCTCAGAGGAGCCAGACTGGGACTCGGAGGAGAGTCTGGACAGCAACAGCGAG GAGGAATATGATGACATCGTGATCAACCGCGGGCATTAG
- the SIRT2 gene encoding NAD-dependent protein deacetylase sirtuin-2 isoform X1: MASPEEPGAASAAAGDDEKEVEAEKGPASSDSDSDNEAGASGETEMDFLRNLLSRTLGLGSEKPEKVLDELTLDGVSRFMLSEKCKKVVCMVGAGISTAAGIPDFRSPGTGLYANLQQYNLPYPEAIFEISYFKQHPEPFFALARELYPGQFKPTVCHYFMRLLKEKGMLLRCYTQNIDTLERVAGLGQDDLVEAHGTFFTSHCIHSGCKKAYTLEWMKEKIFSSLIPKCEKCQSVVKPDIVFFGENLPSRFFSLMQSDFHNVDLLIIMGTSLQVQPFASLVSRVPTNTPRLLINKEKTGESDPFMSLMGYGCGMDFDSEKAYRDVAWLGDCDEGCLALAELLGWKTELEELVEKEHAAIDAKSGGASASHPLTKEQKEKPSPKKEKPPGSKE, encoded by the exons ATGGCCAGCCCGGAAG AGCCCggagccgcctccgccgccgccggggACGACGAGAAAGAGGTCGAGGCCGAGAAGGGCCCTGCCTCGTCG GATTCAGATTCTGACAACGAAGCCGGAGCTTCTGGTGAAACTGAAA TGGATTTTCTACGAAACCTCTTGTCCCGAACACTGGGCTTAGGCAGTGAGAAGCCTGAGAAGGTGCTGGATGAGCTGACGTTGGATGGTGTGAGCAGGTTCATGCTGTCTGAAAAAT GCAAGAAGGTAGTATGTATGGTGggagcaggaatctcaactg CTGCAGGGATCCCCGATTTCCGCTCACCAGGCACGGGGCTCTACGCCAACTTGCAGCAGTACAACCTGCCATACCCTGAAGCCATCTTTGAGATCAGCTATTTCAAG CAACACCCGGAGCCATTCTTTGCCTTGGCGCGAGAACTGTACCCAGGGCAATTCAAG CCCACAGTCTGCCACTACTTCATGCGCCTCCTGAAGGAGAAAGGGATGCTCTTGCGCTGCTACACACAG AACATAGACACCTTGGAGCGGGTGGCCGGCCTGGGTCAAGATGACCTCGTGGAAGCTCACGGCACCTTCTTCACTTCCCACTGCATCCATTCTGGCTGCAAAAAGGCATACACCTTGGAGTGGATGAAAG AAAAGATCTTCTCATCTCTCATTCCAAAGTGTGAGAAATGCCAAAGTGTTGTGAAGCCAG ATATCGTGTTCTTTGGGGAGAACTTACCCTCTCGTTTCTTCTCTCTGATGCAGTCA gatttccATAACGTGGACTTGCTTATTATCATGGGCACCTCCCTGCAGGTCCAGCCCTTTGCCTCTCTCGTCAGCAG GGTACCAACAAACACACCACGGCTCCTGATCAATAAGGAGAAGACTGGAGAG AGTGATCCTTTCATGTCCCTGATGGGCTACGGCTGTGGAATGGACTTTGATTCAGAGAAGGCATACAG GGATGTTGCCTGGCTTGGAGACTGTGACGAGGGCTGTCTGGCTTTGGCCGAGCTGCTGGGATGGAAG acGGAGCTGGAGGAACTGGTGGAAAAGGAGCACGCCGCCATAGATGCCAAGTCAGGCGGGGCGAGTGCCTCCCACCCTCTAACCAAGGAGCAGAAGGAAAAGCCATCCCCAAAGAAGGAAAAGCCCCCTGGCAGCAAAGAGTGA
- the SIRT2 gene encoding NAD-dependent protein deacetylase sirtuin-2 isoform X2 has translation MQESQLKHPWQMPPNLCLKTSKDSDSDNEAGASGETEMDFLRNLLSRTLGLGSEKPEKVLDELTLDGVSRFMLSEKCKKVVCMVGAGISTAAGIPDFRSPGTGLYANLQQYNLPYPEAIFEISYFKQHPEPFFALARELYPGQFKPTVCHYFMRLLKEKGMLLRCYTQNIDTLERVAGLGQDDLVEAHGTFFTSHCIHSGCKKAYTLEWMKEKIFSSLIPKCEKCQSVVKPDIVFFGENLPSRFFSLMQSDFHNVDLLIIMGTSLQVQPFASLVSRVPTNTPRLLINKEKTGESDPFMSLMGYGCGMDFDSEKAYRDVAWLGDCDEGCLALAELLGWKTELEELVEKEHAAIDAKSGGASASHPLTKEQKEKPSPKKEKPPGSKE, from the exons atgcaggaatctcagctaaagcatccatggcagatgccacccaacctctgcttaaaaacctccaag GATTCAGATTCTGACAACGAAGCCGGAGCTTCTGGTGAAACTGAAA TGGATTTTCTACGAAACCTCTTGTCCCGAACACTGGGCTTAGGCAGTGAGAAGCCTGAGAAGGTGCTGGATGAGCTGACGTTGGATGGTGTGAGCAGGTTCATGCTGTCTGAAAAAT GCAAGAAGGTAGTATGTATGGTGggagcaggaatctcaactg CTGCAGGGATCCCCGATTTCCGCTCACCAGGCACGGGGCTCTACGCCAACTTGCAGCAGTACAACCTGCCATACCCTGAAGCCATCTTTGAGATCAGCTATTTCAAG CAACACCCGGAGCCATTCTTTGCCTTGGCGCGAGAACTGTACCCAGGGCAATTCAAG CCCACAGTCTGCCACTACTTCATGCGCCTCCTGAAGGAGAAAGGGATGCTCTTGCGCTGCTACACACAG AACATAGACACCTTGGAGCGGGTGGCCGGCCTGGGTCAAGATGACCTCGTGGAAGCTCACGGCACCTTCTTCACTTCCCACTGCATCCATTCTGGCTGCAAAAAGGCATACACCTTGGAGTGGATGAAAG AAAAGATCTTCTCATCTCTCATTCCAAAGTGTGAGAAATGCCAAAGTGTTGTGAAGCCAG ATATCGTGTTCTTTGGGGAGAACTTACCCTCTCGTTTCTTCTCTCTGATGCAGTCA gatttccATAACGTGGACTTGCTTATTATCATGGGCACCTCCCTGCAGGTCCAGCCCTTTGCCTCTCTCGTCAGCAG GGTACCAACAAACACACCACGGCTCCTGATCAATAAGGAGAAGACTGGAGAG AGTGATCCTTTCATGTCCCTGATGGGCTACGGCTGTGGAATGGACTTTGATTCAGAGAAGGCATACAG GGATGTTGCCTGGCTTGGAGACTGTGACGAGGGCTGTCTGGCTTTGGCCGAGCTGCTGGGATGGAAG acGGAGCTGGAGGAACTGGTGGAAAAGGAGCACGCCGCCATAGATGCCAAGTCAGGCGGGGCGAGTGCCTCCCACCCTCTAACCAAGGAGCAGAAGGAAAAGCCATCCCCAAAGAAGGAAAAGCCCCCTGGCAGCAAAGAGTGA